GCCCGGCGGTTCGTGTCCGTTGTGGCGACAGATCGCTCGGGTGACGCTGGATGAAGAGCAACAGAAACGCTCGACCCAACAACGTTGAGAAGGAAACCATCCTCACGGCCGCCGGGCTCCGCAAGGTCGAGGGGGAACTCGATCAGTTGAGGGGACCCCGTCGCAAGGAGATCGCGGAGCGCATCAAGCTGGCAAAAGAGTTCGGCGATCTCTCGGAGAACGCGGAGTACGACGACGCCAAGAACGAGCAGGCCTTCGTCGAGGGGCGTATCCTTCAGCTGGAGCACATGCTGCGCAGCGCGCGTGTGATTGACGGCAGCGCAGCCATCGGCGACGCGGTGTCGGCGGGCGCCACGGTGCGTCTCAAGGATCTTGCCACGGGGGACGAGCTGAGATACACGATCGTCGGCTCCACCGAGGCCGATCCCCTGCTTCACCTCATCAGCAACGAATCGCCGGTGGGTGAGGCGCTCATCGGACGCAAGAAGGGCGAGACCGTGAAGATCCGCATCCCTGCCGGGGAGATCAGGTACAAGATTCTTGAAATCGTCCGGTAGCCGGGCTAGCTGGACGCGTGCGCGCCTCCGCTCGGGAATACGCTCCGCCCCGGCGCCGTAGTTGCAGGTGAGGTAGCGGGTGTCCTCCCGACGGCGGGGGGACAGCCCGGCAGGATCGGGGCCCGGTCGAACAGAAGACTCGGAGGACGACATGCGGGGTTCCTCTCACCCTCCGAAGAGAGGGGAGTGCGGTGGCAATGTTTGAACGGTTCACGGAGCGCGCTCGCCGCGTAATCATCCTCGCTCAGGAAGAGGCCAAGCGCCTCAACCACAGCGCTGTGGGGACCGAGCACATTTTGCTGGGCATCATCCGAGAGGGCGAGGGGGTGGCCAGCAAGGTCCTGGAGAGCCTGAACATCAGCCCTGAGCGGGTGCGCTCCGAGGTCGAGGGCGCCATCGGGCGTGGGGAGCGCTCGCCTCACGAGGAGGTCGCCTTCACCCCACGGGCCAAGAAGGTGCTTGAGCTGGCGCTGGACGAGGCCAGGCGCCTCGGGCACAACTACATTGGCACCGAGCATCTCCTGCTGGGCCTGATCCGTGAAGGAGAAGGCGTGGCATTCCGCGTGCTGGAGGCGCTGGGCGCCGACCTGGACCGCATCCGCGCGCAGGTGGTCTATCTCCTGGGCGAGGAGGGCACCACCTCGTTCGCCAAGCAGGCGAGCAAGACGCCCACGCTGGACGAGTACGGTCGCGACCTCACCAAGCTTGCCCGAGACGGCAAGCTCGACCCGGTCATTGGGCGCGATCGTGAGATCGAGCGCGTTATCCAGGTGCTCTCCCGTCGTACGAAGAACAATCCCGCGCTCATTGGGGAGCCCGGTGTTGGCAAGACAGCCATCACCGAAGGGCTGGCCCAGCGGATCGTGAGCGGCGACGTGCCCGACGTGTTGCGTGGGAAGCGCACCGTTCAACTTGACCTGGCCTCGCTGGTCGCGGGCACCAAGTACCGCGGCGAGTTCGAAGAGCGCATGAAGAAGGTAATGGAAGAGATCCGCAAGGCACAGGGCGAGGTGGTGCTGTTCGTTGACGAGCTGCACACCCTGGTGGGCGCCGGCGCCGCCGAGGGCGCCATTGACGCCAGCAACATCCTCAAGCCCGCGCTTTCGCGAGGGGAGCTGCAGTGCATAGGCGCCACAACGCTTGACGAGTACCGGAAGTACGTCGAGCGCGATGCCGGGTTGGAGCGCCGCTTCCAGCCGATCCTTGTCTCTGAGCCAAACGTCGAGCAGACCATCGAGATTCTCCGAGGCCTGCGCGAGCGGTACGAGGCGCACCACGGGGTCAGAATCAGCGACGAGGCCCTCGTGGCCGCGGCGACGCTTGCCGAGAAGTACATCTCAGACAGGTTCCTGCCGGACAAGGCGATTGACCTGATGGACGAGGCCTCGTCCAAGATCCGCCTGCAGGCTTCTTTCCTGCCCCAGGAAGTGCGCCAGGCGATGGAACGGGTGGAGCGGGCCAAGCGCGAGAAGGAAGAGGCCAGCAAGGCGGAGGATTTCGAGCGCGCTGCGCAACTGCGCGACCGTGAGCGGGTGCTCCGACAGAAGTTGGACGAAATGGAGGGGTCAATCAGTCGCGACAAACACAAGTCGGACCTCAACGCCGTGACCGCAGACGACATCGCCGACATCGTGAGCTCCTGGACCGGCATCCCGGTTACGCGTCTGGTCGAAGAGGAGTCGCACAAGCTGTTGCGCATGGAGGAGTCGTTGCACGAGCGGATCGTGGGCCAGGACGACGCGGTGCGGGCTGTGAGCAAGGCGGTGCGGCGGGCGCGGGCCGGCCTGAAGGATCCCCGCCGGCCCATCGGTTCGTTCATTTTCCTTGGACCTACCGGGGTCGGCAAGACCGAGCTTGCCCGGGCGCTGGCCGAGTTCCTGTTCGGGGACGAGGGTGCGCTCATCCGCATAGACATGTCGGAATACAGCGAGCGGCACACCGTCAGCCGGCTGGTCGGTTCGCCACCCGGTTATGTGGGCTACGACGAGGGAGGTCAGCTCACCGAGGCGGTACGCCGCCGGCCTTTCTCGGTTGTGCTCTTCGACGAGATCGAGAAGGCCCACCCCGAGATCTTCAACGTGCTGCTGCAGATCCTTGACGACGGCCGCCTGACCGACGCCCAGGGGCGCGCCGTGGACTTTAAGAATGCGGTCATCATCATGACAAGCAACGTGGGCGCCCCGCAGCTCAACAAGGAGATCGGGATCGGATTTCGGGCATCGGGATACGACGACACGGTGGACCGCGAGCGTGTCTACCAGCGCATGCGCGATCACGTGATGGAGGAGCTGCGCCGGACGTTCCGGCCCGAGTTCCTCAACCGCCTGGACGAGATGATTGTGTTTAGGCCGTTGACGAGCGAACAGATAATGGAGATCGTTGGGATCCTGGTGGAGCGGGTGCGGCGCGA
This genomic window from bacterium contains:
- a CDS encoding ATP-dependent Clp protease ATP-binding subunit, with translation MFERFTERARRVIILAQEEAKRLNHSAVGTEHILLGIIREGEGVASKVLESLNISPERVRSEVEGAIGRGERSPHEEVAFTPRAKKVLELALDEARRLGHNYIGTEHLLLGLIREGEGVAFRVLEALGADLDRIRAQVVYLLGEEGTTSFAKQASKTPTLDEYGRDLTKLARDGKLDPVIGRDREIERVIQVLSRRTKNNPALIGEPGVGKTAITEGLAQRIVSGDVPDVLRGKRTVQLDLASLVAGTKYRGEFEERMKKVMEEIRKAQGEVVLFVDELHTLVGAGAAEGAIDASNILKPALSRGELQCIGATTLDEYRKYVERDAGLERRFQPILVSEPNVEQTIEILRGLRERYEAHHGVRISDEALVAAATLAEKYISDRFLPDKAIDLMDEASSKIRLQASFLPQEVRQAMERVERAKREKEEASKAEDFERAAQLRDRERVLRQKLDEMEGSISRDKHKSDLNAVTADDIADIVSSWTGIPVTRLVEEESHKLLRMEESLHERIVGQDDAVRAVSKAVRRARAGLKDPRRPIGSFIFLGPTGVGKTELARALAEFLFGDEGALIRIDMSEYSERHTVSRLVGSPPGYVGYDEGGQLTEAVRRRPFSVVLFDEIEKAHPEIFNVLLQILDDGRLTDAQGRAVDFKNAVIIMTSNVGAPQLNKEIGIGFRASGYDDTVDRERVYQRMRDHVMEELRRTFRPEFLNRLDEMIVFRPLTSEQIMEIVGILVERVRRELRSQKMDMELTPAAREVLAREGFDPAFGARPLRRAIQRLVEDPLSDELLRGQFTSGDMLVVDARDGQIVFERKREPALAE
- the greA gene encoding transcription elongation factor GreA, whose protein sequence is MKSNRNARPNNVEKETILTAAGLRKVEGELDQLRGPRRKEIAERIKLAKEFGDLSENAEYDDAKNEQAFVEGRILQLEHMLRSARVIDGSAAIGDAVSAGATVRLKDLATGDELRYTIVGSTEADPLLHLISNESPVGEALIGRKKGETVKIRIPAGEIRYKILEIVR